The Microbacterium sp. LWO12-1.2 genome includes a window with the following:
- the ppgK gene encoding polyphosphate--glucose phosphotransferase encodes MAKAIGVDIGGTGIKAGIVDLTHGTMESDRVRVPTPTGASPQDVLEAVKTVLKTLDVHDSTLPLGVAFPAIVKRGKTLSAANVSKEWVDFDAERFFRDGLGRNIVFVNDADAAGVAESRHGAARDVRGLTLLTTLGTGIGSAFLYDGVLLPNTELGHLQYGTYESVEQWAATSAREREGLSWAAWAERLQAFYSHIEFLFSPDLFVVGGGVSKNAGDFLPLLELKTPIVPAIHRNNSGIIGAASLAGD; translated from the coding sequence GGCACGATGGAATCGGATCGTGTGCGTGTCCCTACTCCCACGGGCGCATCCCCTCAGGACGTGCTCGAGGCCGTGAAGACGGTGCTCAAGACCCTCGACGTGCACGACTCGACCCTTCCGCTCGGCGTCGCCTTCCCGGCGATCGTCAAGCGCGGCAAGACGCTGTCGGCCGCGAACGTGTCGAAGGAGTGGGTGGACTTTGACGCCGAGCGCTTCTTCCGCGACGGCCTCGGTCGCAACATCGTCTTCGTGAACGATGCGGATGCCGCCGGAGTCGCGGAGTCGCGTCACGGTGCCGCCAGGGATGTCCGCGGTCTCACGCTGCTGACCACGCTCGGCACCGGCATCGGCTCCGCCTTCCTCTATGACGGCGTGCTGCTGCCCAACACGGAGCTCGGTCACCTGCAGTACGGCACCTATGAGTCCGTCGAGCAGTGGGCCGCGACCTCGGCGCGCGAGCGCGAGGGCCTCAGCTGGGCCGCATGGGCAGAGCGTCTGCAGGCGTTCTACTCGCACATCGAGTTCCTCTTCAGCCCCGACCTGTTCGTGGTCGGTGGCGGCGTGTCGAAGAACGCCGGCGACTTCCTCCCGCTGCTCGAGCTCAAGACGCCGATCGTCCCGGCGATCCACCGCAACAACTCGGGGATCATCGGCGCGGCGTCCCTCGCCGGCGACTGA